A window of Citrus sinensis cultivar Valencia sweet orange chromosome 7, DVS_A1.0, whole genome shotgun sequence contains these coding sequences:
- the LOC102625665 gene encoding cold-regulated 413 plasma membrane protein 4: MGFMDLAQGVTLTELGSSSRARASLQWGGTIAALFLLLMNRTGRRSHMQTNLLVLYLFTSFPTVLFKILRGQFGCWVACLAVGANLFYPKTFPVARFILFVITPAWLANGLREGIAAGVYCLIIGVLVIITEIRGIGGFRNCECNLHSFSYCLGVAFLFFFTVLYLCS, translated from the exons ATGGGATTTATGGATCTAGCCCAAGGTGTTACTCTAACAGAGTTGGGTTCCAGTAGTAGAGCTCGAGCCAGCTTGCAGTGGGGTGGAACCATTGCAGCCCT ATTCTTGTTACTTATGAACAGAACAGGACGGAGATCACATATGCAAACTAACCTTCTAGTGTTGTATCTCTTCACCAGTTTCCCAACCGTGCTATTCAAAATCTTAAG GGGTCAGTTTGGTTGTTGGGTTGCCTGTCTTGCTGTTGGAGCGAACCTTTTTTATCCTAAAACCTTTCCAG TTGCTCGATTTATCCTATTTGTCATAACACCAGCCTGGCTGGCTAATGGACTACGTGAGGGCATTGCTGCTGGTGTCTATTGTCTCATAATTGGGGTTTTAGTAATTATAACAGAGATTCGAGGTATTGGTGGATTTAGGAATTGTGAATGTAATTTACATAGCTTTAGTTATTGTCTTGGTGTAgctttcttgttcttctttaCTGTGTTGTATCTATGCTCGTGA
- the LOC112495563 gene encoding protein LYK5-like isoform X1: MDHILLISILFFCFSMPKLHAQQNYSGNSVMDCNDDDENGPSPAFLYTCNGNNRPCQGFLIFKSQPPYDTVSSISNLTSSDPTELARVNNISNSAAALPLDKEVIVPVSCYCSGLYYQANTSFIIPTIYHTYFSIANNTYQGLSTCNILKHENNYSETSLDQGLTLRVPLRCACPTSNQIVNGTKFLLTYLVSWGDSVPDISKRFNVSIESIVNANGFTEDDPLLFPFTTILIPLTTEPLSSQTIIHYPPPPSSPIVPTRKYNQTSSRGIYLWVGIGIGISLLVICFVLSIVLFHHKRRRDEAARKDGKREKKRNLPEDFLVSVSNLDRGLKFYKYEDLVVATENFSPKNMIDGSVFRGIINGSTVAIKCMRRSISKEVNLLKKINHFNLINLFGACEHDGVFYLVYEFMENGSLSDWLHKKRYPEFVSWNCRFRIALDVAHGLHYLHNCTDPGYVHKDISSGNILLDKNLRAKLANFSFVRSAVREESGYSSTKTAVGTNGYMAPEYMEYGLVTPEMDTYAFGVVLLELITGKEAAYKQDGEEILLAEAVFSMVEGGNAEAKLSVLVDPNLQANKKEIAHHLIMLCLACIAREPESRPSMAEVVSTLMKIQLDVQRSQTLLLERI, translated from the coding sequence ATGGATCATATTTTGCtgatttctattttatttttctgctttTCAATGCCAAAACTCCATGCTCAACAAAATTATTCAGGAAACTCAGTTATGGATTGCAATGACGATGATGAAAACGGCCCATCTCCAGCTTTTCTATACACCTGCAATGGTAATAACCGACCATGTCAAGGCTTTCTGATCTTCAAATCTCAACCTCCTTATGACACAGTCTCCAGCATATCAAACCTCACATCATCAGACCCAACTGAACTTGCCCGTGTCAACAATATCTCAAATTCAGCAGCAGCCTTGCCTCTAGACAAAGAGGTGATTGTTCCTGTAAGTTGTTATTGTTCAGGTCTGTACTATCAGGCCAACACATCTTTCATTATTCCTACCATATATCACACTTATTTCAGCATCGCAAACAACACATACCAGGGTTTGTCAACTTGTAATATTCTTAAGCATGAGAATAATTACAGTGAAACAAGCTTGGACCAAGGTTTGACATTACGAGTACCACTTAGATGTGCTTGTCCTACAAGCAATCAAATTGTAAATGGAACCAAATTTCTTTTGACATATTTGGTTAGTTGGGGTGATAGTGTTCCTGATATTAGTAAGAGATTCAATGTAAGCATAGAAAGCATAGTTAATGCAAATGGGTTCACTGAAGATGATCCACTTCTATTTCCCTTCACAACAATTCTTATTCCACTGACAACTGAACCTTTAAGCTCTCAAACCATAATCCACTACCCTCCACCCCCCAGTTCGCCAATTGTTCCAACACGCAAGTACAACCAAACGTCAAGCAGAGGAATTTATCTTTGGGTTGGAATTGGAATTGGAATTTCTCTGCTAGTCATCTGCTTTGTTTTGTCTATAGTGTTATTCCATCATAAGAGAAGAAGGGATGAGGCTGCTCGAAAGGATGGAAAgagggaaaagaaaaggaatctACCTGAGGATTTCTTAGTTAGTGTTTCTAATCTGGATCGAGGATTGAAATTCTACAAATATGAAGACTTAGTAGTGGCTACTGAAAATTTCAGCCCCAAGAACATGATTGACGGTTCTGTTTTTCGCGGGATTATCAATGGAAGTACAGTAGCTATAAAATGCATGAGAAGAAGTATATCCAAGGAGGTGAATTTGCTGAAAAAGATCAACCACTTCAATCTGATCAATCTTTTTGGAGCATGCGAGCATGATGGGGTCTTTTACCttgtttatgaatttatgGAGAATGGTTCCCTATCGGATTGGCTCCATAAGAAAAGGTATCCCGAATTTGTGAGTTGGAATTGTAGGTTTCGGATTGCCTTGGATGTTGCTCATGGACTTCACTATCTTCACAACTGCACTGATCCTGGATATGTGCATAAGGACATAAGCAGTGGCAATATTCTgcttgataaaaatttaagggcTAAACTTGCAAATTTCAGTTTTGTACGTTCGGCAGTGAGGGAAGAAAGTGGATATTCGTCTACAAAAACTGCtgtgggaacaaatggttacatgGCACCTGAGTATATGGAATATGGCTTGGTGACACCGGAAATGGATACATATGCCTTTGGAGTTGTTCTGCTGGAGCTGATAACAGGAAAAGAAGCTGCATATAAGCAGGATGGGGAGGAAATATTACTAGCAGAAGCAGTTTTTTCAATGGTCGAAGGAGGAAACGCAGAAGCTAAGCTCAGTGTCTTGGTAGATCCTAATCTGCAAGCaaacaagaaagaaattgCTCATCATTTGATAATGTTATGTCTTGCCTGCATTGCGCGAGAACCAGAAAGCAGACCGAGCATGGCTGAAGTAGTTTCAACCTTGATGAAGATTCAATTGGATGTGCAGAGATCACAAACCTTGCTTTTGGAGCGCATTTAA
- the LOC112495563 gene encoding protein LYK5-like isoform X2: MDCNDDDENGPSPAFLYTCNGNNRPCQGFLIFKSQPPYDTVSSISNLTSSDPTELARVNNISNSAAALPLDKEVIVPVSCYCSGLYYQANTSFIIPTIYHTYFSIANNTYQGLSTCNILKHENNYSETSLDQGLTLRVPLRCACPTSNQIVNGTKFLLTYLVSWGDSVPDISKRFNVSIESIVNANGFTEDDPLLFPFTTILIPLTTEPLSSQTIIHYPPPPSSPIVPTRKYNQTSSRGIYLWVGIGIGISLLVICFVLSIVLFHHKRRRDEAARKDGKREKKRNLPEDFLVSVSNLDRGLKFYKYEDLVVATENFSPKNMIDGSVFRGIINGSTVAIKCMRRSISKEVNLLKKINHFNLINLFGACEHDGVFYLVYEFMENGSLSDWLHKKRYPEFVSWNCRFRIALDVAHGLHYLHNCTDPGYVHKDISSGNILLDKNLRAKLANFSFVRSAVREESGYSSTKTAVGTNGYMAPEYMEYGLVTPEMDTYAFGVVLLELITGKEAAYKQDGEEILLAEAVFSMVEGGNAEAKLSVLVDPNLQANKKEIAHHLIMLCLACIAREPESRPSMAEVVSTLMKIQLDVQRSQTLLLERI, encoded by the coding sequence ATGGATTGCAATGACGATGATGAAAACGGCCCATCTCCAGCTTTTCTATACACCTGCAATGGTAATAACCGACCATGTCAAGGCTTTCTGATCTTCAAATCTCAACCTCCTTATGACACAGTCTCCAGCATATCAAACCTCACATCATCAGACCCAACTGAACTTGCCCGTGTCAACAATATCTCAAATTCAGCAGCAGCCTTGCCTCTAGACAAAGAGGTGATTGTTCCTGTAAGTTGTTATTGTTCAGGTCTGTACTATCAGGCCAACACATCTTTCATTATTCCTACCATATATCACACTTATTTCAGCATCGCAAACAACACATACCAGGGTTTGTCAACTTGTAATATTCTTAAGCATGAGAATAATTACAGTGAAACAAGCTTGGACCAAGGTTTGACATTACGAGTACCACTTAGATGTGCTTGTCCTACAAGCAATCAAATTGTAAATGGAACCAAATTTCTTTTGACATATTTGGTTAGTTGGGGTGATAGTGTTCCTGATATTAGTAAGAGATTCAATGTAAGCATAGAAAGCATAGTTAATGCAAATGGGTTCACTGAAGATGATCCACTTCTATTTCCCTTCACAACAATTCTTATTCCACTGACAACTGAACCTTTAAGCTCTCAAACCATAATCCACTACCCTCCACCCCCCAGTTCGCCAATTGTTCCAACACGCAAGTACAACCAAACGTCAAGCAGAGGAATTTATCTTTGGGTTGGAATTGGAATTGGAATTTCTCTGCTAGTCATCTGCTTTGTTTTGTCTATAGTGTTATTCCATCATAAGAGAAGAAGGGATGAGGCTGCTCGAAAGGATGGAAAgagggaaaagaaaaggaatctACCTGAGGATTTCTTAGTTAGTGTTTCTAATCTGGATCGAGGATTGAAATTCTACAAATATGAAGACTTAGTAGTGGCTACTGAAAATTTCAGCCCCAAGAACATGATTGACGGTTCTGTTTTTCGCGGGATTATCAATGGAAGTACAGTAGCTATAAAATGCATGAGAAGAAGTATATCCAAGGAGGTGAATTTGCTGAAAAAGATCAACCACTTCAATCTGATCAATCTTTTTGGAGCATGCGAGCATGATGGGGTCTTTTACCttgtttatgaatttatgGAGAATGGTTCCCTATCGGATTGGCTCCATAAGAAAAGGTATCCCGAATTTGTGAGTTGGAATTGTAGGTTTCGGATTGCCTTGGATGTTGCTCATGGACTTCACTATCTTCACAACTGCACTGATCCTGGATATGTGCATAAGGACATAAGCAGTGGCAATATTCTgcttgataaaaatttaagggcTAAACTTGCAAATTTCAGTTTTGTACGTTCGGCAGTGAGGGAAGAAAGTGGATATTCGTCTACAAAAACTGCtgtgggaacaaatggttacatgGCACCTGAGTATATGGAATATGGCTTGGTGACACCGGAAATGGATACATATGCCTTTGGAGTTGTTCTGCTGGAGCTGATAACAGGAAAAGAAGCTGCATATAAGCAGGATGGGGAGGAAATATTACTAGCAGAAGCAGTTTTTTCAATGGTCGAAGGAGGAAACGCAGAAGCTAAGCTCAGTGTCTTGGTAGATCCTAATCTGCAAGCaaacaagaaagaaattgCTCATCATTTGATAATGTTATGTCTTGCCTGCATTGCGCGAGAACCAGAAAGCAGACCGAGCATGGCTGAAGTAGTTTCAACCTTGATGAAGATTCAATTGGATGTGCAGAGATCACAAACCTTGCTTTTGGAGCGCATTTAA
- the LOC102624645 gene encoding serine/threonine receptor-like kinase NFP, whose protein sequence is MAISSLSLQALFLLMTIHITAQSPAANGTDFSCSADSLPSCKTYVAYFAQSPEFLDLSNISDLFGVSRLSIARASNLVSEDTPLVPKQLLLVPIICGCTGNQYFANITYQIKKGDSYYLVSITSFENLTNWHAVREMNPGINPNLLQIGVKVTFPLFCKCPSKTNMEDGIENLITYVWQPGDDVSQVGAKLNASSAAIETENGYRNFSEAVSLPVLIPVSQLPSLSQSYPSTKRNGSKHHLTLIIPISAGGALLILLVAALVIYNHHLQRKRVRILNRNGSSLESADLIPMKENSKSDRFEPKLAQNKLLPGVSGYLGKPIVYEIEVIMESTMNLSEHYSIGKSVYRATIDGKVLAVKKIKEDVTEELRILQRINHANLVKLMGVSSDSQGNRFLVYEYAENGSLDKWLHPKSKSSSSSGSGMFLTWSQRLRVALDVANGLQYMHEHAQPSIVHRDIRTNNILLDSRFKAKIANFSLAAPATNDVMPKFDVFAFGVVLLELLSGKKATRTTENGKTAVLWKEICEVLKVEEKRGERLRNWMDPNLESFYPIDGALSLATLARACTMDKSLSRPNMAEVVFNLSVLTQSTETLERSWTSGLEAEEAFQFISPVTAR, encoded by the coding sequence ATGGcaatttcttctctttccttgCAGGCTCTGTTTTTGCTGATGACCATTCACATCACAGCTCAATCACCAGCTGCAAATGGCACAGATTTTTCATGCTCAGCAGATTCCCTCCCTTCATGCAAAACATATGTCGCGTACTTTGCCCAGTCACCGGAATTCTTAGACCTGAGTAACATATCTGACTTGTTTGGTGTCAGTCGTTTATCAATTGCAAGAGCCAGTAACTTGGTCTCTGAGGATACCCCATTAGTTCCAAAACAACTTCTGCTGGTGCCTATTATCTGCGGTTGCACTGGAAACCAATATTTTGCCAATATAACTTATCAGATCAAGAAAGGTGATAGCTACTACTTAGTTTCAATCACTTCTTTTGAGAATCTCACCAACTGGCATGCTGTGCGAGAAATGAACCCAGGTATAAATCCAAACCTATTGCAGATTGGTGTCAAGGTGACCTTTCCTTTGTTCTGTAAGTGCCCTTCAAAGACTAATATGGAGGATGGAATTGAAAATCTAATTACTTATGTCTGGCAACCTGGTGACGATGTCTCACAAGTAGGTGCTAAGCTCAATGCATCGTCTGCTGCTATTGAGACAGAGAATGGGTATCGAAATTTTAGTGAAGCAGTGAGTCTCCCAGTGCTCATTCCTGTATCACAGCTGCCGTCCCTTTCTCAGTCTTATCCATCTACTAAAAGAAATGGATCCAAACATCATCTGACTCTCATCATTCCGATAAGCGCAGGAGGTGCTCTTTTGATTCTACTTGTAGCAGCTTTGGTGATTTACAATCACCATTTACAAAGGAAAAGAGTAAGGATATTGAATCGCAATGGTTCGTCTTTGGAGAGTGCTGATCTGATTCCAATGAAGGAAAATTCAAAAAGTGATCGTTTTGAGCCAAAGCTTGCTCAGAATAAGCTACTTCCAGGGGTTTCAGGCTATCTAGGCAAGCCAATTGTGTACGAGATTGAAGTGATTATGGAGTCCACTATGAACCTAAGTGAACACTATAGCATTGGAAAATCAGTTTACAGGGCCACAATTGATGGGAAGGTCTTAGCTGTAAAGAAAATCAAGGAAGATGTCACAGAGGAGCTTAGGATTCTTCAGAGAATAAACCATGCCAATCTGGTGAAGTTGATGGGTGTATCGTCAGATTCTCAGGGGAATCGCTTTTTGGTATATGAATATGCTGAAAATGGGTCATTGGATAAATGGTTGCACCCCAAATCCAAATCTTCATCCTCTTCTGGCTCTGGCATGTTTCTAACTTGGAGCCAGAGGTTACGTGTAGCACTAGATGTGGCCAATGGCCTACAATACATGCATGAGCATGCTCAACCAAGCATTGTTCACAGGGATATCAGAACAAACAACATACTATTAGACTCCAGGTTTAAGGCGAAAATTGCAAATTTCTCATTGGCTGCACCTGCTACAAATGATGTGATGCCAAAATTTGATGTGTTTGCATTTGGAGTTGTTCTATTGGAGTTGCTTTCCGGAAAGAAAGCCACGAGAACAACAGAAAATGGTAAGACTGCTGTGCTGTGGAAGGAGATATGTGAGGTGTTGAAAGTTGAAGAAAAGAGAGGGGAACGGCTGAGGAATTGGATGGACCCGAACTTGGAGAGCTTTTATCCAATTGACGGTGCTCTCAGCTTGGCAACCTTGGCAAGGGCGTGCACGATGGACAAGTCTTTGTCAAGGCCAAATATGGCTGAAGTTGTCTTTAATCTCTCTGTTCTTACTCAATCTACTGAGACACTTGAAAGGTCTTGGACTTCTGGGTTAGAAGCAGAAGAAGCTTTTCAGTTCATTAGTCCAGTCACAGCTCGCTAG
- the LOC102624931 gene encoding pentatricopeptide repeat-containing protein At5g66631, whose translation MFSKRFLPAVILSKAFTQLQTRSFVRAPFANKLALYLRRAQLIDSIRLAVRSNSSNSLSSLLNDRLLDPFIVTHALRSAPNADSALSIMEALKSNPNFSHNQSTLHALATVLAKSQRNHELKTLIGDISSSKFLNVSVNFMNLMQWYSTSGDLELVLSTWNEYRQRAKLLSTESYNIVMSVYAKTGKNFEAVETFRQVIDEGAIPNSRTYTVMIEHLVNLGKLDSALEVFSALPLMRIKRTSKQYLILVEGFVGVERFDEAKSLLNEMRDDGKFPGRDMRVALERMQEMGFIEGTNEFLREMLPDKRIKNVRYYEDGSDDDEDENDDNNSGVRIAHGVRLKPWLDPKALANTLDEWSPEVVSLLPDAKFVWTTRLVCKVLRHFKSPETAWHFFCWVAYQPGYTHDVYALEKMLTILARHGHVELVDRLIAKLRSDGMRLPFSTIRLIIDFYGISKKADAASKVFHDDRTLCGPISKFKLMLLYSSLLRTLTKCKRDFDAINVLEEMIFSGIVPDVQTFSGLMYHFALQGDEKIVQKLFSMVRQNGVEPDAYMFKVLIQAYCKCGRAPLAYRVFEDLSNSNLMPDAATKELLKKSLWKEGRRKEAAAVEERCEKINDVPSLALRGHIWAVSSADLTRVHSIYRNSITSIVT comes from the coding sequence ATGTTTTCTAAAAGGTTTTTGCCTGCTGTAATCCTGTCAAAAGCCTTTACCCAGTTGCAAACTCGTTCGTTTGTCCGCGCCCCTTTCGCCAACAAACTCGCTCTCTATCTCCGCCGAGCACAACTCATTGACTCAATCCGGCTCGCTGTCCGTTCCAACTCATCCAACTCGCTCTCATCTCTCCTAAACGACCGCCTTCTAGACCCCTTCATCGTGACTCACGCGCTTCGCTCCGCTCCCAATGCGGACTCTGCTCTTTCCATTATGGAAGCTTTAAAATCAAACCCGAATTTTTCTCATAATCAAAGTACCCTGCATGCGCTGGCCACAGTTTTGGCCAAGTCTCAGCGAAACCATGAACTTAAAACCCTGATTGGTGACATTAGTTCCAGCAAATTTTTGAATGTCAGTGTTAATTTTATGAACCTTATGCAATGGTACAGTACAAGTGGAGACCTTGAGTTGGTTCTAAGCACCTGGAATGAGTATAGACAAAGGGCGAAGCTTTTGAGCACTGAGTCTTATAACATTGTAATGAGCGTTTATGCAAAAACGGGAAAGAATTTTGAAGCTGTGGAGACTTTTAGACAGGTGATTGACGAAGGGGCAATTCCCAATTCTAGGACTTATACGGTTATGATTGAACACCTTGTGAATTTAGGGAAATTGGATTCAGCTCTGGAAGTTTTTAGTGCATTACCACTGATGAGGATTAAGAGGACTTCGAAGCAGTACTTGATTTTGGTGGAGGGATTTGTTGGGGTTGAGAGGTTTGATGAGGCTAAGAGTTTGCTTAATGAGATGCGGGATGATGGGAAGTTTCCTGGTAGAGACATGCGTGTGGCTTTGGAACGGATGCAGGAGATGGGATTTATTGAGGGGACCAATGAGTTTCTGAGGGAAATGTTGCCAGataagagaataaaaaatgtgCGGTATTATGAGGATGgtagtgatgatgatgaagatgagaaTGATGATAACAATAGTGGCGTTAGAATTGCACATGGAGTTCGGTTGAAACCATGGTTGGATCCAAAAGCATTGGCAAACACACTGGATGAATGGAGCCCTGAGGTGGTATCTCTATTGCCAGATGCTAAGTTTGTCTGGACTACTCGGTTGGTTTGCAAGGTTCTTAGGCATTTCAAATCACCTGAAACAGCATGGCATTTCTTCTGTTGGGTTGCTTATCAGCCAGGGTACACTCATGATGTTTATGCACTGGAAAAGATGTTGACCATTTTAGCACGCCATGGGCATGTTGAATTGGTTGACAGGCTCATAGCTAAATTAAGAAGTGATGGGATGAGATTGCCTTTTAGTACCATTAGGTTAATCATTGATTTTTATGGAATTTCAAAGAAAGCTGATGCTGCTtcgaaagtctttcatgatgATAGAACACTTTGCGgtccaatttcaaaatttaagttgATGCTTTTGTATTCATCTCTATTGCGGACATTGACCAAATGTAAGAGGGATTTTGATGCCATAAATGTTCTTGAAGAGATGATCTTTAGTGGGATTGTCCCAGATGTTCAAACATTTTCAGGGTTGATGTATCATTTTGCACTACAAGGAGATGAAAAAATTGTACAGAAACTATTTTCAATGGTCAGGCAGAATGGTGTGGAGCCAGATGCTTATATGTTTAAGGTACTAATTCAAGCTTATTGCAAATGTGGGAGGGCTCCTCTTGCATATAGGGTTTTTGAAGATCTGAGTAATTCAAATCTGATGCCTGATGCTGCCACCAAAGAATTGCTCAAGAAGAGTCTTTGGAAGGAAGGTAGGCGAAAAGAGGCAGCTGCTGTAGAAGAGAGATGTGAGAAGATAAATGATGTCCCTTCACTGGCATTGCGTGGTCATATATGGGCAGTCAGCTCTGCAGATCTCACAAGAGTTCATAGTATTTACCGCAACAGCATTACATCAATCGTGActtaa
- the LOC102625211 gene encoding protein DA1-related 1-like — protein sequence MGWLTKILKGSSRRHYHARYGDDRTWDERRYSAADDSSGFDNEEIDRAIALSLVEVDQKGKKVIENEYDSEDDLQCIKSDDSDEDELDEDEIRAIAQQEEDERRAKAQQEEDEQRAGARAQLEEDEQLAKAIQDSLRVDSPPRYDSGNIFQPFPFFSGYRICAGCNTEIGHGRYLSCMEAFWHPECFRCHSCNLPITDVEFSMSGNHPYHKHCYKEQHHPKCDVCQNFIPTNSAGLIEYRAHPFWLQKYCPSHERDGTPRCCSCERMEPRDTKYLSLDDGRKLCLECLDSAIMDTHECQPLYLEIQEFYEGLNMKVEQQVPLLLVERQALNEAMEGEKNGHHHLPETRGLCLSEEQTVTTVLRRPRIGAGYRLIDMITEPYRLIRRCEVTAILILYGLPRLLTGSILAHEMMHAWLRLKGYPNLRPDVEEGICQVLAHMWLESEIYSGSGSDVASSSSSSASSSSSSPSSSSTSSKKGKRSDFEKDLGKFFKHQIESDTSSAYGDGFREGSKAVNKYGLRRTLDHIQMTGSFPY from the exons ATGGGATGGCTGACCAAAATTCTGAAGGGTTCCAGTCGCAGGCATTATCATGCGAGATATGGAGATGACAGAACTTGGGATGAGCGTCGATATTCAGCG GCTGATGATTCATCAGGTTTTGACAATGAAGAAATTGACCGTGCTATTGCACTCTCCTTAGTTGAAGTAGACCAGAAAGGCAAAAAGGTGATAG aaaatgaatatgaCTCAGAGGACGATTTACAATGTATCAAATCTGATGACTCGGACGAAGATGAACtagatgaagatgaaataCGTGCTATAGCCCAACAAGAGGAAGATGAAAGACGAGCTAAAGCTCAACAAGAGGAAGATGAACAGCGAGCTGGAGCTAGAGCTCAACTAGAGGAAGATGAACAACTTGCTAAGGCTATCCAGGACAGTTTGAGAGTGGATTCTCCTCCTCGATATGATAGTGGAAATATATTTCAACCTTTTCCATTCTTCTCTGGTTATAG GATCTGTGCTGGTTGCAATACTGAGATTGGTCATGGGCGGTATTTGAGTTGCATGGAAGCTTTTTGGCATCCTGAATGTTTTCGCTGTCATTCTTGCAATCTACCAATTACAGATGTTGAg TTTTCAATGTCCGGGAATCATCCCTATCACAAACACTGCTACAAGGAGCAACATCACCCAAAATGTGACGTTTGCCAGAATTTt ATCCCAACAAATTCAGCTGGCCTTATTGAGTATAGGGCACATCCATTTTGGCTTCAAAAGTACTGTCCCTCACATGAGCGTGATGGAACTCCTCGGTGTTGCAGTTGTGAAAGAATGGAG CCAAGagatacaaaatatttatcactTGATGATGGTCGGAAGCTGTGTCTGGAGTGTCTAGACTCTGCAATCATGGATACACATGAATGCCAACCTCTTTACCTTGAAATACAGGAGTTCTATGAAGGTTTAAATATGAAAGTAGAGCAGCAAGTTCCTTTACTCTTGGTTGAGAGACAAGCATTAAATGAAGCCATGGAGGGAGAAAAGAAT ggTCATCACCATTTACCCGAGACCAGAGGGCTCTGTTTGTCGGAAGAGCAGACTGTTACCACT GTTCTAAGGAGGCCAAGAATTGGGGCAGGCTACCGTCTGATAGACATGATAACGGAGCCTTACAGGCTAATTCGCCGATGTGAAGTGACAGCCATTCTCATTTTGTATGGTCTTCCCAG GTTGTTGACAGGGTCAATATTGGCTCATGAGATGATGCACGCATGGCTTCGTCTTaaag GTTATCCCAATTTGAGGCCAGACGTAGAAGAAGGTATTTGCCAGGTATTGGCTCATATGTGGTTGGAATCTGAGATTTATTCTGGGTCAGGTAGTGATGTTGCTTCATCCTCCTCATCCTCTGCCTCCTCTTCTTCATCCTCACCGTCATCCTCATCCACATCATCTAAGAAGGGTAAACGTTCCGACTTCGAGAAGGAccttggtaaattttttaaacaccAGATTGAGTCAGATACATCATCAGCCTATGGAGATGGATTTAGGGAAGGTAGTAAGGCAGTGAATAAGTATGGCCTCAGAAGGACTTTAGACCACATTCAGATGACGGGAAGCTTTCCATACTGA